One Succinivibrio dextrinosolvens DNA window includes the following coding sequences:
- a CDS encoding GNAT family N-acetyltransferase has protein sequence MELTYTTKKLISVESYVDLISSTSLKDRRPLNDYERIEQMLKNASLTVTAWDGNELVGIARSVTDFAYCCYVSDLAVRGNYQKKGIGKKLLQITKDNIHNNAKIILLAAPQAEEYYPHIGFEKHNAAFVYSGVFVI, from the coding sequence ATGGAACTGACCTATACCACTAAAAAGCTAATTAGTGTGGAATCCTATGTAGATCTTATAAGCTCGACCTCGCTTAAGGACCGTCGTCCTTTAAATGATTACGAAAGAATCGAGCAGATGCTAAAAAATGCCTCGCTTACCGTTACCGCATGGGATGGAAATGAATTGGTTGGTATTGCCCGTTCTGTCACTGATTTTGCGTACTGCTGTTATGTAAGTGATCTTGCGGTACGAGGTAACTATCAGAAAAAAGGTATTGGCAAAAAACTGCTGCAGATAACTAAAGATAATATCCATAACAACGCTAAGATTATTCTTCTGGCAGCTCCACAGGCTGAGGAATACTATCCTCATATCGGATTTGAAAAACATAATGCAGCTTTTGTTTATTCAGGTGTATTTGTAATTTAA
- a CDS encoding MATE family efflux transporter, with the protein MSRALTLTQLKNKKDVTRTEIMLMVWNMSIPAILSQITFIAMQYIDAAMVGSLGAQASASVGLVSSASWLLFGITMASTVGFSILVGQRLGAGELDKARSLMHQSFIVNVIVAVAVVLFGLMISNSVPLWMGGNESIAGDSASYFMILVFSIPFFLMRVLSSSLVQATGNMKMPSAVSAATCLLDIFWNFFFIFPSRTYDLSFMELYVPGFCFGVPGAALGTVVAECITSVTIVYYLLRKSELKLVPGEKWKFCAADVINALKLGIPVGIENGVMTAAMVATTRIIAPLGNVALAANIFAIEAEGLCYMPGYGIASAISPIISQCIGAKRYDLVKRCSKYGIILGAMVMGLCGIVMYFICPAIFMIFTPDHAVRELGVKILRIEMLAEPMFGVSIVAAAVLRGAGDTLIPSILNAISIWGIRISLCLILVPTYGLTGAWIAMCIELCCRGTLLLIRYLYSPWKKQAQKITA; encoded by the coding sequence ATGTCCAGAGCATTAACATTAACACAGCTTAAGAACAAAAAAGATGTAACTCGTACAGAGATCATGCTTATGGTCTGGAATATGAGCATTCCAGCTATTCTGTCGCAGATTACCTTCATAGCCATGCAGTACATTGATGCAGCTATGGTGGGAAGTTTAGGAGCGCAGGCTTCTGCATCAGTTGGTCTTGTAAGCTCTGCAAGCTGGCTACTTTTTGGAATTACCATGGCAAGTACCGTGGGATTCTCTATTCTTGTCGGACAGAGACTCGGGGCAGGAGAACTTGATAAAGCCCGTTCACTGATGCACCAGTCCTTTATAGTTAATGTAATTGTTGCTGTAGCAGTCGTACTCTTTGGACTCATGATAAGTAACAGTGTTCCACTCTGGATGGGAGGAAACGAAAGCATTGCTGGTGATTCAGCCTCCTATTTCATGATCCTGGTATTCAGCATTCCATTTTTTCTGATGAGAGTTCTTTCAAGCTCACTGGTCCAGGCTACAGGAAATATGAAGATGCCTAGTGCAGTAAGTGCAGCAACATGTCTTTTGGATATCTTCTGGAATTTCTTTTTTATATTTCCTTCCAGAACATACGATTTATCTTTTATGGAACTATATGTCCCTGGTTTTTGTTTCGGAGTACCAGGAGCAGCATTGGGAACAGTTGTCGCAGAATGTATCACCTCAGTAACCATTGTCTATTATCTTTTGAGAAAGTCTGAACTAAAACTTGTTCCTGGCGAGAAATGGAAATTCTGTGCGGCCGACGTTATAAACGCACTAAAGCTTGGAATCCCGGTTGGAATAGAAAATGGAGTCATGACAGCTGCTATGGTTGCTACTACTAGAATTATAGCTCCATTAGGAAACGTCGCCCTTGCTGCCAATATCTTTGCAATCGAAGCTGAAGGTTTATGTTATATGCCTGGCTATGGAATTGCCTCAGCAATATCCCCTATTATCAGTCAGTGCATTGGAGCAAAAAGATACGATCTTGTAAAAAGATGTTCAAAATACGGAATTATTCTCGGTGCCATGGTAATGGGACTTTGCGGAATAGTAATGTATTTCATCTGTCCTGCAATTTTTATGATATTTACTCCCGATCATGCTGTAAGAGAACTTGGTGTAAAAATTCTTCGAATCGAGATGCTTGCAGAACCAATGTTCGGTGTATCTATTGTTGCAGCTGCAGTCCTGAGAGGTGCAGGTGATACCCTGATACCAAGTATTCTTAATGCAATCAGTATCTGGGGGATCAGAATTTCCTTATGTCTGATACTTGTTCCAACTTATGGTCTGACAGGTGCATGGATAGCAATGTGTATTGAATTATGCTGCAGAGGAACGCTGCTCCTTATAAGATACCTTTATTCTCCATGGAAAAAACAGGCACAGAAAATCACAGCCTAA